AGAATTATGGTTGACAAATAGCTGccacaaagacaacacagacacagttaAACTATTAcacataaaataataacaataacaggCACACCGGACGGGTTTGACTTTAGTCAAAGTCCCAGTCTACCATTATTACACAACGTCCACATTACAGCTCATGTCACCCTAGGGACCTGTCTGATATAGTTAGAGGGAAGATTTTCAGACTGTTCTCTTTTTAGGTAGGTTCACAGTATCAGCCATTGTTGATCTTAAATAACTGTCTCTGCAGGGGTAGattgaaaacaattaaaatgcaGGATATCTTGGCGCAAGATATGTTAAAGATAGCCTTTTACATTTAATAGAAGAGATCAGAAATCCTTTCACACCTTTTGGAATAGttaaaaaatgcaacaatgcATCCCCTCATCATATTCCAAACTTTTCAGACAATTCATTCATTAAGACCTTTCTTTCTAAATAAGAGTATTCATCTACACTATTTTTCTGGGCTGCAGGGATGGAACACTTTCAGTGTAGTTCTATGTATGAGAAGACAGTACAACATCGTCCCTCCCATTCTTCAGTCATTCCTGGTTCATAAAGTTCCTGGTAGATGCTAAGTAACCAACCCCTGAAAAAGTGGTTGTGAGATTTCGAGCTGTCTTcgcatatgcactcctgaaaatttcagaCGCGCTGACCCTGAAATCCTCTTGAGCTGGTTGTTCACACacgcacctcacagcgggagactaaaTATGACCTGCTAGATTCTCACAGCAACCTGGCCACATGTTGAAAATGTACTATGGGGATGGCAGGATAAAGTCTGGGTGAAGAACTGTATGCGTTCACACAGATGTGCTTTATTCAGTAAGTGCAGTGATAATGCGGAACTGCTATACGTGAATCGCAGTTTATTTTACTGGTTACTAAAACTCAAAAAGCCATAGAAAGACCAGATTTGTTCACCAAGCTACAAGTCTGCTTGTGAGGGCTCAAACATTGCTTTGAGTTTGTTTCCATGAGCAGGGCATTTTGAACTGGCTAGCTCATATTGGTTCAAATTTTTTAGAAAATATCTGAACATGCTCATAGCTTTTTGAGCTGTAAATGGTAACCAATTGGGTGGCAAAGCCTTTTTTGTGCAGTTCAATAAATGTCTTTTCCCCATGTCTTACAGTCCGTTGGGTGATTAGTTTCCTAGTCTAACTGAAGCAACAGGATTATGTATGTTGTATGCAAGATAACTaagtacatgtttttttattataaaatattttcataaaacttCTCACAGATGACCTGACTATTATAGAAATAGTCCatttggtccttttttttttaatgagagaTGTTTTTAACTAGTCTTCATCTGTTGTGCCTTTGGCATGAACATGATTTTATACCCAATCTTTAGGAAACAATCTTATAACATGAATATTAACCGTAGAAAAATGTTGAGCTGTTCACCAGTTTATATACCTCTAGGTATTCCTCGATGCCATAGTCTTCCATTGCtgtccaaaaaacaaaatgtcatgtctctttttttttttacatcacacaCGGTGCAGCTTTTACAATGACCTGTTCTATTGCTGTAAAATAATCACAAGAGCATCAAAAAGTAGATTACTTTGTATATATTACACTCAAATATTGGATATTGCTGGTCatgtctttttaaattcacatggCCATCATTGTTTGGATCTGCACAGTTAATCCATGATCATATGAATATTTTAGATGGGGCTTCCAATGGCAGTGACAGCAAAAAGCTGAGGGTGGAGGAGGCTCCACCATCCCGTGTGCTCCACATCAGAAAACTGCCCAACGAGGCCTCAGAGACGGAAGTCATCGCCCTCGGTTTGCCGTTTGGCAAAGTCACCAATATTCTCACACTGAAGGGGAAGAACCAGGTGAGTGGAGTAGTCTGATGTACAAGGTGCATCTGTAAGTAGCAAACAAATGTTAAGTTTCAGTTTTAGACGACAGAATTGGTTCATACTGGACGTGCGATATGTGGGTAGGATGCTGAAAACAATGTTTATTGTTCCGTTTTGGCCTTTTGGGAACATGTGAGTACTTTGGACTCATTCAGTATTTCTATCTTCAATTGCATCTGTAAAATGCCCACAGCTCAATACAAAGGgttttgtctgtctgctgatAAGAGTCTTAAGATGTACTTGGCATTTGTCCCTTAGATTCCTGTCAAGCACAGTTGGTTTGTTCTCTTTAGAGTACCAATGTCAGTGAGTCAGCTGGTCTTTATCGATCAGCAGCTGACTCTTTTCACCATTGAGATCACTTCATCTGTGTTGCTCCAATGGATCTTCTGCTTCCAGTGGTGAATCATAATTTACTCTAGTGACCTTAATGATAAAGTGGGTTAGGCCTGTGTATTTATCTTTTACATGCAGACTACGTAACATTACATAAGTGGTAGGATATTTAACCAaacttgatgtttttcttttcacccAGGCGTTCTTGGAGATGGGTACAGAAGAGGCGGCCATCACTATGGTTAACTACTACACAACTGTAACTCCTCATGTCCGCAATGTCCCTGTTTTTATTCAGTACTCAAACCACAAGGAGCTGAAAACTGATTCTGGCAATCAGGTAAGTCCTGACTAATGGACCGTTAGTTAAGGAAATTCTGCCAAGAGGCTGCAGGTtatcagtgtaaacaaacacaaccgCCATTCTTTTTTGTGATTTAGCAAACTTCCTAATGCAAAACTGCTAATTCCTGTGCCTTGTTAGTTCTGGGTTGACTGGGTTTTCTGTCCAAGTACTTTTCAATTCTGATGGAACTTCATCTTCAAGAAATTATTTAGAACTTGTATCCTATAACACCCATACAACCAAAGAGTCTACCTGTAATGGTATTTAGCAAGTCTCTGCCATACAtcttttagtttttaatgtgtttaatggGCCGTCTATTGTTAAGAGTGACCCAGGCTCATGCTTGTGTTTGATTGTAGCGGACCCAGGCGGTGCTTCAGGCAGTGTCGGCAGTCCAATCTGGAGGGTCACCAAGCTCAGATGTGCAGGAGGCTCTTGCTGCAGCCTCCAGTCCTGTCCTGCGAATCATCATTGACAACATGTTCTACCCAGTGACGCTGGATGTACTGCAACAGGCAGGCAACAAATTGTTAATTTTTAACACAGTGTCCATTGTGATGTGTGCACTTATTAAACgttgtattttctgtgttttgttggcAGATTTTCTCTAAGTTTGGCACAGTCATGAAGATAATCACATTCACAAAGAACAATCAGTTCCAGGCGCTTCTGCAATTTAGTGATCCTGTTAATGCACAGCAGGCCAAACTGGTAGGTGGTTGTTCATTTATAGCATTTTTAGAACTTATTCAACTACTTTCTCCTTAACGGTTTGTTAGGGCTTTGCAAGACCAAAGCAGCGGAACATGgagtaagatttttttttttcaccctgccAGGCACTCGATGGTCAGAACATCTACAATTCCTGTTGCACACTGCGTATTGACTTCTCCAAGCTGGTCAACCTAAATGTCAAGTACAACAACGATAAGAGTCGTGACTACACGCGACCTGAACTGCCTGCTGGTGACGGCCAGCCAAGCATCGACTCATCAGTGGCTGCTGCCTTCAGCAAAGACTCAAACTCCCTCCTCGGTAAGATCCCAGGTAGATCACGCTTTTCTTTTACTTCCATACATCTTGTTGTTTGTATCTACTAGCTTAATGCTTTGTATTTGCAGTAGTATTGAATATAAACCCATGAGCTAAGTGATTGGATCTCACACCGCAAGGATTCTTTCTGATGAGGCATTTTGTAAGGACTCTAGACAGGTTTAGAGAAtcagtttgaatgacaatattACATAATGAATGTCGTTGCCagagttggagcagctgtaaaaATAAAGCCTATCATTCGTTTTTGCTGGTTTAAAGAAAAATGCGGTTTGCATCCCTGCTCAGTGTTGTAAAGCTGTTCAGTCAAAGTGCTGCTCTCCATGccatgattatttttttctcttcctgtcagGTGCCCTGAACCCCCTCAGTgcggcagcagcagctgctgccGCTGCAGGGAGGGTGGCCTTAGGTGGACATACGGGGTCCGGTGGTGTTCTGTTGGTCAGCAACCTCAATGAGGAGGTCAGTAACACAACTAGACACAATCACCAGTCAGGTGGACTTATAATCCTCTACTCCTACCCACCACCTTCAttccttgttttttgtttttgctggtTATGGCCAGTTGTCCTCTTGTGCTGtgatttccatttccattttcaCGATTTGTACATTTGCACAAATGCTGAGAACATTAATTTTGTGTGTTAATATTGTGTCTGTTGCCATGGACCATTTAGGTTTATGAGCATTTGTAAGTCTTTTACAATGAGTAAGCAGATTCTGTGATGCTTATGATGGTAGTTGTGGGATTGATGCATCTGGTCGAACTTGCTGAAAAGATGTCTGTTTTTGGGCTGACTTTATCTAAGCTAGAATACATTGCCATATGCCAAAAAACAGTGTGCTTTGATTTATATAGTAGATGTATAACATTTTCAACCTTGGAGAAGCTGCAGGTTGTAAACAATCAAATTGGTGTTAGTCACAAATCAGCTGTCCTGATGCATAATTGACATTGCTCTTTCGGCATCCAAACCTTTATTGAATTGGCGGACGAGATCCCTTGTTATTCCAGTTCTGATTTGGGGGCAGAACATTTTTTATCTAACCTTTTCTTTGCTATATTTTCTAGTGTCCTTTACATGCCCAGagcttagcttttttttttttttttctccttttggtCAAGACTCATTACGTCCCCCTTAAAAAGAGGGGGCTTGCTGTTTCTGTCACCGCAACAAAACTCTCCCTGGTCTCGTCCTACAATGTTCTGCCCTTCTCTTCTCTTGTCAAACTGTATCTAACTCAGCTAACTGtctctcttctgtttttctctaaGCTCCCCTCACCTATCCTCAGCTCATATGAAAGCTCATATGAAATCATTCTGTGATCTTCCTAACCTGTTTCTCAGTCCTGGGAACAAAcacctgcctctctgaaacgcTTGCTAGCTGTCTTTTCTATacctctgtgtttattttactgCGACTTAAAAGCATCTAATTTGTCTTACCtaatgtctctgtctctttcctcATCAGTCTGTTATCTCTGGCTATAAATACATGTGTCATAGCAGATCCTTTGACAGTATCTCACACATTCTAACTGAACCCCTGATGTTAAGATACTGTTCATAAGATTTCCTTTCGCCTTTGGGACTTGTGTGAACTCCACACGTTACTAAAGTGGCCTTCACAACAACTCCAGCATGCTTAATGTAACTGCAAAACCAATTTTTTACTGCATGGTCTTTAACTAattccaccccctcccctcagcTCACATTTATAGAATCATTCTCCCTGCTGAAAGATTGTAGATCTTCAGATTTTCAACCTGCTGCATGTTCTTTTTATCCCATGGTTATGAATTTTATATTGCTGATTTTGTTATGATTTTGACATGAATGTACCTTTTACCCCATGCTTGTCCAGGGTGAAAGGCATTTTGGCTCAAGTTATTTGCTGTATTTGACTAAAGAAAACATTGATCCAAGCCATTATCTCTGACCAAACTACCTGCATTATTCCAGTGTACTGacctatattttattttttgtccctcccccctcctcactttttattttgaatcctTCCCCAATTTGCATTTGCCTCCCTATtcatctcccccctctctctctctctctctctctctacccccacccctccctttCCCCTCCATTCTTCCTGCCTCCCCCTTCACTCCACGTTCTGGCGGGGGACTTTTAACCCCTCAAATCATCCTTCTTCCTTCACCTTCTACTCCCATATTAACCACCCACCAACCCTCCAaaactccccccctcccccctccatgACTCCTCTTCCACCGCCTGCTCCCCTCCTCCATGACCCACCACCTCCATCACTCTCCGGGGGGAAAACAAAAACCACCATTCCTCCTACCTACCTCCGCTCTGGATCGATCTGTCCATCTCTACCTCCGCTCCGCTCCGACTCTTCTACCTCTCTACCTGTCTCACGCTGCTTGTTGCTCTTCTCTCCCTCTAAAGATGGTTACGCCCCAAAGTCTGTTTACCCTCTTCGGTATGTTATCgttagctctctctctctctctctctctctctctctctctcctctctctctagctctctctctctctatctctctctctcactttctctctacattttctttaccttctcttttggtttagttttattttatgtcaAAGACATTCgtaattattatcattatatctattattattattattataaattgtAACACATTTGCAATACCTTGGCCCCTCTTTTAATAGGTTTGGGTTAATGTTTATTCCAGTAGCCTCAACTTCCTACATAGTAATCTGTCAGTGCAAGGTTAAGTCATTTCTTTCTGCAtgctgtatatattttttttatagccaTCTGACACAGCTTGATAACTTCTCTGTTTGGAGGgtgtctcttctctcctcctgttcTTTCTACACACCTTTCTCACTCTAAAGTTCTACTGTGAAtattcttgtgtgttttctgctcttctctcttctttgttCTTTGTCCTTATACATCCTTGTCTCGGATGctaactttgtttttgtttttctaacgcTCTGCTTTCTCTCCACctcacctcttcctctcctgcctGCCTGTGGCTCTAATGCAGGAGTTTATGGCGATGTCCAGAGGGTGAAAATTCTGTACAATAAGAAAGACAGCGCTCTCATTCAGATGTCAGACGCCAACCAGGCCCAGCTAGGTGAGCAGATGTCAAACTCGGTTAATTCCAATTGTCTAATGATGATATTGGCTGTGTTTATCTGATCTGATCGCCAGTACAGCGAAGGAATGTAATTGATGAATTAATGATTTAAGCTGGTAGAGATTTTATTACACATATAGCTAACACcaaacttccttttttttttttttttttaaagatgaagcatc
This is a stretch of genomic DNA from Labrus bergylta chromosome 20, fLabBer1.1, whole genome shotgun sequence. It encodes these proteins:
- the LOC109988353 gene encoding polypyrimidine tract-binding protein 2 isoform X1; translated protein: MDGINDVAVGVKRGSDELSMYNSPNSGMSSISDGASNGSDSKKLRVEEAPPSRVLHIRKLPNEASETEVIALGLPFGKVTNILTLKGKNQAFLEMGTEEAAITMVNYYTTVTPHVRNVPVFIQYSNHKELKTDSGNQRTQAVLQAVSAVQSGGSPSSDVQEALAAASSPVLRIIIDNMFYPVTLDVLQQIFSKFGTVMKIITFTKNNQFQALLQFSDPVNAQQAKLALDGQNIYNSCCTLRIDFSKLVNLNVKYNNDKSRDYTRPELPAGDGQPSIDSSVAAAFSKDSNSLLGKIPGALNPLSAAAAAAAAAGRVALGGHTGSGGVLLVSNLNEEMVTPQSLFTLFGVYGDVQRVKILYNKKDSALIQMSDANQAQLAMSHLNGQKMYGKIIRVTLSKHQTVALPRDGLDDQGLTKDFANSPLHRFKKPGSKNFQNIFPPSATLHLSNVPQDVTEEDLRLLFSNAGGTVKAFKFFQDRKMALIQMSTVEEAIQALMDLHNYNMGGNQHLRVSFSKSTI
- the LOC109988353 gene encoding polypyrimidine tract-binding protein 2 isoform X2; this translates as MDGINDVAVGVKRGSDELSMYNSPNSGMSSISDGASNGSDSKKLRVEEAPPSRVLHIRKLPNEASETEVIALGLPFGKVTNILTLKGKNQAFLEMGTEEAAITMVNYYTTVTPHVRNVPVFIQYSNHKELKTDSGNQRTQAVLQAVSAVQSGGSPSSDVQEALAAASSPVLRIIIDNMFYPVTLDVLQQIFSKFGTVMKIITFTKNNQFQALLQFSDPVNAQQAKLALDGQNIYNSCCTLRIDFSKLVNLNVKYNNDKSRDYTRPELPAGDGQPSIDSSVAAAFSKDSNSLLGALNPLSAAAAAAAAAGRVALGGHTGSGGVLLVSNLNEEMVTPQSLFTLFGVYGDVQRVKILYNKKDSALIQMSDANQAQLAMSHLNGQKMYGKIIRVTLSKHQTVALPRDGLDDQGLTKDFANSPLHRFKKPGSKNFQNIFPPSATLHLSNVPQDVTEEDLRLLFSNAGGTVKAFKFFQDRKMALIQMSTVEEAIQALMDLHNYNMGGNQHLRVSFSKSTI
- the LOC109988353 gene encoding polypyrimidine tract-binding protein 2 isoform X3 — its product is MDGINDVAVGVKRGSDELNGASNGSDSKKLRVEEAPPSRVLHIRKLPNEASETEVIALGLPFGKVTNILTLKGKNQAFLEMGTEEAAITMVNYYTTVTPHVRNVPVFIQYSNHKELKTDSGNQRTQAVLQAVSAVQSGGSPSSDVQEALAAASSPVLRIIIDNMFYPVTLDVLQQIFSKFGTVMKIITFTKNNQFQALLQFSDPVNAQQAKLALDGQNIYNSCCTLRIDFSKLVNLNVKYNNDKSRDYTRPELPAGDGQPSIDSSVAAAFSKDSNSLLGKIPGALNPLSAAAAAAAAAGRVALGGHTGSGGVLLVSNLNEEMVTPQSLFTLFGVYGDVQRVKILYNKKDSALIQMSDANQAQLAMSHLNGQKMYGKIIRVTLSKHQTVALPRDGLDDQGLTKDFANSPLHRFKKPGSKNFQNIFPPSATLHLSNVPQDVTEEDLRLLFSNAGGTVKAFKFFQDRKMALIQMSTVEEAIQALMDLHNYNMGGNQHLRVSFSKSTI